The following are encoded together in the Blautia obeum ATCC 29174 genome:
- a CDS encoding SDR family NAD(P)-dependent oxidoreductase, which produces MGRLDGKVCIVTGASAGIGRATAELFCREGAKVVAVARREERLRDLAEECSELPGEIIWHAGDVGDPATAVNMVKKAVETFGKLDIAVNDAGIMDDNTAIADMSDTMLMETFRINTFGLMYGMREECRQYLAQGNGGVIVNICSVGATHQTSGAAYCASKGAVLAATKNTAFMYMEEGIRCNALSPGGVVTDIPLVMPPSDEFGFGRTSMLLNFSGELAMPEDLADAILFLASDQSRYVNGEELKCDGGWTCF; this is translated from the coding sequence ATGGGAAGATTAGATGGAAAAGTCTGTATCGTAACAGGTGCATCTGCAGGTATCGGCCGTGCCACAGCAGAACTGTTCTGCCGTGAAGGTGCCAAGGTCGTGGCGGTTGCTCGCCGCGAAGAGCGTCTTAGAGACCTGGCCGAAGAATGCAGCGAACTACCTGGCGAGATAATCTGGCATGCAGGTGATGTCGGTGATCCGGCAACTGCTGTAAACATGGTAAAAAAAGCAGTGGAGACATTCGGAAAACTGGATATCGCCGTAAACGATGCCGGTATCATGGATGACAACACCGCTATTGCGGACATGTCTGACACAATGCTTATGGAAACATTCCGCATCAACACATTTGGTCTCATGTATGGAATGCGTGAAGAATGCAGACAGTATCTTGCACAGGGCAACGGTGGCGTAATCGTCAACATCTGCTCCGTCGGCGCAACACACCAGACTTCCGGTGCTGCCTACTGTGCAAGCAAGGGTGCTGTGCTGGCAGCAACAAAAAACACAGCATTCATGTACATGGAAGAAGGCATCCGCTGTAATGCACTTTCACCCGGTGGTGTCGTAACTGACATTCCTCTGGTCATGCCTCCTTCCGACGAGTTCGGCTTTGGCCGAACCAGCATGCTGCTGAACTTCTCCGGTGAGCTTGCTATGCCGGAGGACTTGGCTGACGCAATCCTGTTTCTCGCAAGCGACCAGTCCCGCTATGTTAACGGTGAAGAACTTAAATGTGACGGCGGCTGGACATGTTTCTAA
- a CDS encoding sensor histidine kinase → MQEIHHFFHSLFSLTLDFRVRLFNILALGGTVISLIMALLSLGTGSWGNVLINLVLVAVSGGLFLYSYYSEKYQRCYLITIVMIFLIVFPVMFFTSGGYHGGMPAFFVFAIIFTVLMLEKRRALIVSLLEIVLYIGLCLVAYHFPHIVTPFATEVDRLADILLAFVSVSTVCGIVLYFHLKEYNQQQLLLEEQNRRLRSLDNAKSTFLTTVAHEIKNPLSSISLHARDTSELLEEEPLDFSLMQENLRTIEQSVMRIDRIVLDLMDTVSIEQGRLALSLVPSDLGALLHSVEKDFSSHPSSGNNQLVLTIQSDLPEISADPERLIQVITNLISNADRHTQNGTITISLTGEPGWQTICVSDTGTGMSEEMRKNALKGYVSADKDYWRHGIGLYVCHQIITAHGGKIWLKSQEGEGTQVFFSLPEEES, encoded by the coding sequence ATGCAGGAAATACATCATTTTTTTCACTCATTATTCAGTCTCACCCTTGATTTTCGTGTCCGGCTGTTTAATATCCTGGCTTTAGGAGGCACTGTGATCAGCCTGATCATGGCCCTTCTCAGTCTAGGAACCGGTTCCTGGGGAAATGTCCTGATCAACCTTGTGCTGGTCGCCGTCTCAGGAGGACTTTTTCTTTATTCCTATTACAGTGAGAAATATCAACGATGTTATCTGATCACCATTGTCATGATTTTTCTGATCGTTTTTCCGGTGATGTTTTTTACCAGCGGCGGATATCATGGCGGTATGCCGGCTTTCTTCGTGTTTGCCATTATTTTTACCGTGCTGATGCTGGAAAAAAGACGGGCTCTGATCGTTTCTCTGCTGGAGATTGTCCTATATATAGGACTGTGTCTGGTCGCATACCATTTTCCGCACATTGTAACTCCTTTTGCTACGGAAGTAGACCGGCTGGCAGATATTCTTCTGGCATTTGTCTCTGTAAGTACTGTCTGTGGCATTGTTCTCTATTTTCATCTGAAGGAATATAACCAGCAGCAGCTCCTTCTGGAGGAACAGAACCGGCGGCTGCGCTCCCTTGACAATGCCAAGTCTACTTTCCTGACCACCGTTGCCCACGAGATCAAAAATCCTCTGAGTTCCATCTCCCTCCATGCCCGGGACACCTCCGAGCTCCTTGAGGAAGAACCTCTGGATTTCTCTCTTATGCAGGAAAATCTCCGCACCATTGAACAGTCGGTAATGCGGATCGACCGGATCGTGCTGGATTTGATGGATACCGTTTCCATTGAGCAGGGACGGCTGGCCCTTTCTCTTGTACCATCAGATCTGGGAGCACTTTTACATTCTGTAGAAAAAGATTTCAGCAGTCATCCAAGTTCCGGGAATAACCAGCTGGTCCTTACGATACAATCTGACCTCCCGGAAATCTCTGCAGACCCGGAACGGCTGATCCAGGTTATCACCAATCTGATCTCCAATGCAGATCGTCACACTCAAAACGGAACCATCACCATTTCCCTTACAGGCGAACCGGGCTGGCAGACCATCTGCGTTTCCGACACCGGAACCGGCATGTCAGAAGAAATGCGAAAAAACGCGCTCAAGGGTTATGTTTCTGCAGATAAAGATTACTGGCGGCACGGCATAGGCCTCTATGTCTGTCATCAGATCATCACTGCCCACGGCGGCAAAATATGGCTGAAAAGCCAAGAAGGTGAGGGAACTCAGGTGTTCTTCTCACTTCCGGAGGAGGAGTCATAA
- a CDS encoding Crp/Fnr family transcriptional regulator, which translates to MEKYLPILRNSPFFKGLSDNEILSILHCVNATVISKERASYIFRAGDSTEVMGLVVSGCVLVMQEDLWGHRNILSKCHAGDFFGEPYAASLGAVLNISVAADEDCEIIFLNVQRLLVTCQTACEHHQKLIRNLVSVLANKILILNDKITHVGKRTTRDKLLSYLSAESIRRSSLSFDIPFDRQQLADYLCIDRAAMSTEISKLQKEGFIKTNRNHFELIACNETDLQADK; encoded by the coding sequence TTGGAGAAATATTTGCCTATTCTAAGAAACAGTCCATTTTTTAAAGGTCTTAGTGATAACGAGATATTATCCATATTGCATTGTGTAAATGCAACCGTAATTTCAAAAGAACGAGCTTCTTATATTTTCAGAGCAGGAGATTCTACTGAGGTAATGGGCCTTGTGGTGTCGGGCTGTGTTCTTGTAATGCAGGAAGATCTTTGGGGACATCGGAATATTCTGTCGAAATGTCATGCCGGAGATTTTTTTGGAGAACCATATGCGGCAAGCCTGGGAGCTGTTCTGAATATCAGTGTGGCAGCAGATGAGGATTGTGAGATTATTTTCTTAAATGTCCAAAGGCTTTTGGTTACTTGTCAAACTGCGTGTGAGCATCATCAGAAGCTGATACGTAACCTGGTCAGTGTCCTGGCAAATAAGATACTAATCCTGAACGATAAGATTACTCATGTTGGCAAGCGAACGACAAGGGATAAACTATTGTCATATTTGTCGGCAGAATCCATCAGACGTTCGTCGTTATCTTTTGACATTCCCTTTGACCGGCAGCAGCTGGCAGATTATCTTTGCATAGACCGTGCGGCAATGTCTACGGAGATATCAAAGTTACAAAAAGAAGGCTTTATAAAAACAAATCGAAATCATTTTGAGCTGATTGCCTGTAATGAAACAGATTTACAAGCTGACAAATGA
- a CDS encoding glycine cleavage T C-terminal barrel domain-containing protein: protein MLFREDNVARADADAIRKGVGFYRWTHDIVEITGKDALEVLQKIYISNISKVAVGRSKYTASLDENGEIIDDVIVMHMADGLYWVSDLYGPRLLPWIEKHKGTADIQTKIITYDWDMYAIQGPDSINAMNAMLDKPIDELKRFGICERKIGDIPVYIHRSGFTGENGYEIYSAFDKSAEIHNLALKAVEAVGGRELQTLEVYVRSIPMEKGFALKQDFKHLSPYECGLGWAVAADKDFIGKEAALARKEHPKYRMVGLEFSRESTEDISIWERVYWYGVEVGRCAQTIYGYTVDKNIGFATVRADIPDGAELTVGCNDSPAIVVNKVFC, encoded by the coding sequence ATGCTGTTTAGAGAAGATAACGTCGCACGCGCAGACGCTGATGCTATACGTAAGGGTGTGGGATTTTACCGCTGGACACACGATATCGTAGAGATTACCGGCAAAGACGCACTGGAGGTTCTTCAAAAGATTTATATCAGCAACATTTCCAAAGTTGCTGTCGGACGTTCAAAATACACTGCATCGCTGGATGAAAACGGTGAAATCATTGACGATGTGATCGTCATGCACATGGCAGATGGTCTGTACTGGGTCTCCGACCTCTATGGACCACGTTTGCTACCGTGGATTGAGAAGCACAAAGGTACAGCTGATATTCAGACAAAAATCATCACCTATGACTGGGATATGTATGCCATACAGGGACCTGATAGTATCAATGCGATGAATGCCATGTTAGATAAACCGATTGACGAACTCAAACGGTTTGGCATCTGCGAGCGTAAGATTGGCGATATTCCTGTCTATATTCACCGTTCCGGCTTCACCGGTGAAAATGGCTATGAAATCTATTCTGCATTTGATAAGAGTGCAGAAATTCACAATTTAGCACTGAAAGCTGTCGAAGCTGTCGGAGGACGTGAACTTCAAACTCTTGAAGTCTATGTCCGATCTATCCCAATGGAAAAAGGCTTCGCGCTCAAACAGGACTTTAAGCACCTGAGTCCATATGAGTGTGGACTCGGATGGGCCGTTGCCGCTGATAAAGATTTCATTGGTAAAGAGGCAGCACTGGCGCGTAAAGAACATCCGAAATATCGTATGGTCGGTCTTGAATTTTCACGTGAATCAACAGAAGATATCTCCATCTGGGAGCGTGTATACTGGTACGGTGTGGAAGTCGGCCGCTGTGCACAGACAATCTACGGCTATACAGTCGACAAAAACATTGGTTTTGCCACCGTCCGCGCTGACATACCCGATGGTGCGGAGCTGACCGTTGGCTGCAATGATTCTCCGGCCATCGTGGTAAACAAAGTTTTCTGCTGA
- the hcp gene encoding hydroxylamine reductase — MDKKMFCFQCEQTVGCTGCTGNAGVCGKKADTAKLQDELTGALIGLARAVDGAETISKRTGQVIIEGLFTTVTNVSFDNTAIEKTIRKVRAEKERLVPDCGRCQSPCGKTDEYDMQQLWNANEDIRSLKSLILFGIRGMAAYAYHANVLNFEDAEVNRFFCEALFKIGYEESMEALLPTVLKVGEINLKCMALLDKANTETYGTPEPTEVTLTIEKGPFIVVTGHDLKDLQLLLEQTEGKGINIYTHGEMLPAHAYPLLKRFSHLKGHFGTAWQNQQKEFDHLPAPILYTTNCLMPPKNSYADRVFTTEVVAFPGAVHIDEKKDFTPVIEKALELGGYKEDQLLTGINGGTKVTTGFGHAAILSHANTVVEAVKSGAIRHFFLVAGCDGAKPGRNYYTEFVKQTPSDSIVLTLACGKFRFNDLDLGEIGGLPRLMDMGQCNDAYGAIQVAVALADAFGCSVNELPLSFVLSWYEQKAVCILLTLLHLGIKNIRLGPSLPAFLSPNILNYLVENYGIAPITTPEEDIKALMNHSK, encoded by the coding sequence ATGGATAAAAAAATGTTTTGCTTTCAGTGTGAACAAACAGTCGGATGTACCGGCTGTACAGGAAATGCTGGTGTCTGTGGAAAAAAGGCGGATACAGCTAAATTACAGGATGAACTGACAGGTGCGTTGATCGGTCTTGCAAGAGCCGTCGATGGCGCAGAAACTATTTCTAAAAGAACCGGACAGGTCATAATTGAAGGACTATTTACCACAGTTACAAATGTGAGCTTTGATAATACAGCTATCGAAAAAACGATACGAAAAGTCAGAGCTGAAAAAGAACGACTGGTTCCTGACTGCGGCAGATGTCAGTCACCGTGCGGTAAAACAGACGAATACGACATGCAGCAGCTGTGGAATGCCAACGAAGATATTCGTTCCTTGAAGTCTCTGATTCTTTTCGGGATTCGTGGAATGGCAGCCTATGCCTATCACGCAAATGTTCTGAATTTCGAAGATGCCGAAGTAAATCGTTTCTTCTGCGAGGCATTATTTAAGATTGGCTATGAAGAAAGTATGGAGGCTCTGCTTCCTACAGTACTGAAAGTAGGGGAAATCAACCTGAAGTGTATGGCACTTCTTGACAAGGCAAATACAGAAACCTATGGAACGCCAGAGCCAACCGAAGTTACTCTTACCATAGAAAAAGGACCTTTTATTGTCGTGACTGGTCATGATCTGAAAGACCTGCAGCTTTTACTTGAACAGACAGAAGGAAAAGGAATCAACATCTATACCCACGGTGAAATGCTCCCCGCCCATGCCTATCCACTTTTAAAGAGATTCTCTCACTTAAAAGGACACTTTGGAACCGCATGGCAGAATCAGCAGAAAGAGTTTGATCATCTTCCTGCTCCTATTCTTTACACTACCAACTGTCTGATGCCGCCAAAAAACAGCTACGCTGACAGAGTATTTACAACAGAAGTAGTTGCTTTCCCAGGTGCTGTTCATATTGATGAAAAGAAAGATTTTACGCCGGTTATTGAAAAAGCACTGGAACTGGGTGGTTACAAAGAAGATCAGCTACTCACAGGCATCAATGGCGGAACAAAAGTAACAACCGGTTTTGGTCATGCAGCCATCCTGTCTCATGCGAATACTGTAGTAGAAGCTGTAAAATCAGGTGCAATCCGCCATTTCTTCCTGGTTGCCGGCTGTGATGGTGCTAAACCAGGCCGAAACTATTACACAGAATTTGTAAAGCAGACACCTTCCGACAGTATCGTCCTCACCCTGGCATGTGGAAAATTCCGTTTCAATGATCTCGATCTGGGAGAAATCGGTGGTCTGCCACGACTGATGGATATGGGTCAGTGTAATGATGCTTATGGTGCGATCCAGGTTGCTGTGGCACTTGCAGATGCATTTGGATGTTCTGTAAATGAGCTTCCGCTTTCCTTCGTTCTCTCCTGGTATGAACAGAAAGCAGTCTGTATCCTACTGACACTTTTACACCTGGGTATCAAAAACATTCGTCTTGGTCCTTCTCTTCCGGCATTCCTGTCTCCTAATATTCTGAACTATCTGGTGGAAAATTATGGTATTGCACCTATTACTACACCAGAAGAAGACATCAAAGCACTGATGAATCATAGCAAATAA
- the asrA gene encoding anaerobic sulfite reductase subunit AsrA, whose translation MGKRLNSDEMQTIFEILQKSYDVYGPKIYQGTGCFSDTDIVRYGLLNSWEELVWDQKSDYSFKEVLFPVSETILYFTEDEMKTADGVARQRLIFLKSCDFHALKRLDEMYLKNGAEDYYYRRMRENTVFAVMGCKESGKNCFCVSMGTNRCEEYDMYIFPDEKGCYMELRCRELEVLLWDYGQNAQEKLNFVEKNEIHVEIPENLPDIIHQDSMWQEYGSRCIGCGRCNFVCPTCTCFTMQDIFYKDNPKAGERRRVWASCQVDGYSDIAGGHSFRQSQGERMRFKVLHKVADYKKRFGYHMCVGCGRCENVCPEYISYVACLQKLKEKEGK comes from the coding sequence ATGGGAAAACGACTCAACAGTGATGAGATGCAGACGATTTTTGAGATTTTGCAGAAATCCTATGATGTGTATGGACCGAAAATTTATCAGGGAACAGGATGCTTTTCAGATACAGATATAGTTCGTTATGGTCTGCTGAACAGCTGGGAAGAACTTGTCTGGGATCAGAAGTCGGATTACAGTTTCAAGGAAGTGCTGTTTCCAGTCTCAGAGACGATTCTTTATTTTACAGAGGATGAAATGAAAACAGCAGATGGAGTGGCACGACAGAGATTGATTTTTTTGAAAAGCTGTGATTTTCATGCTTTGAAACGTCTGGATGAGATGTATCTGAAAAACGGTGCAGAGGATTATTATTACAGAAGAATGCGGGAAAATACAGTTTTTGCTGTGATGGGGTGTAAGGAATCCGGTAAAAATTGTTTTTGTGTAAGTATGGGTACAAATCGTTGTGAAGAATATGATATGTATATTTTTCCGGATGAAAAGGGCTGCTATATGGAACTGAGATGCAGAGAACTGGAAGTATTATTATGGGATTATGGACAGAATGCACAGGAGAAACTGAATTTTGTGGAAAAGAATGAGATTCATGTAGAGATCCCGGAGAATCTTCCAGATATAATTCATCAGGATTCTATGTGGCAGGAATATGGCAGCCGCTGTATTGGCTGTGGTCGCTGCAATTTTGTCTGTCCGACATGTACCTGTTTTACTATGCAGGATATTTTTTATAAAGATAATCCAAAGGCAGGAGAGCGGCGCCGCGTATGGGCTTCCTGTCAGGTGGATGGATATTCTGACATTGCAGGAGGACACAGCTTCCGTCAGAGCCAGGGTGAAAGAATGCGCTTTAAGGTATTACATAAAGTTGCAGATTATAAGAAAAGATTTGGATATCATATGTGTGTCGGCTGTGGACGTTGTGAAAATGTCTGTCCGGAATATATTTCCTATGTTGCATGCCTTCAGAAACTGAAAGAAAAGGAGGGAAAATAA
- the asrC gene encoding sulfite reductase subunit C — protein sequence MDINTKKLKKNAFRVSKVRGLTASRVRVPGGCCNADVMQQIVDIARKYGNGQIHVTTRQGFEIEGIHMEDMDEVNEMLQPIIDNLQINQNEAGTGYPASGTRNVCACIGNRVCPFGNYNTAAFAKRIEKAIFPNDLHFKIALTGCANDCIKARMHDFGIIGMTEPQYDPNRCVSCGACVKGCDKLSVDALKMENYRIVRNEEKCVGCGVCVTKCPTRAWTRSAKKYYRLTLMGRTGKKNPRLGEDFLIWADEDTIIKVILNTYKFVKEYIDPNAPGGKEHVGYIIDRVGFAEYKKWALDGVELPPETIVKDNIYWSGIYYR from the coding sequence ATGGATATCAATACAAAGAAACTGAAGAAAAATGCCTTCCGTGTATCAAAAGTCCGTGGGCTTACGGCTTCCAGAGTGCGTGTTCCGGGAGGCTGCTGTAATGCGGATGTCATGCAGCAGATAGTAGATATTGCCAGAAAATATGGAAATGGCCAGATTCATGTTACCACCCGTCAGGGATTTGAAATTGAAGGAATCCATATGGAAGATATGGATGAAGTTAATGAGATGCTTCAACCGATCATTGATAATCTTCAGATCAATCAAAATGAAGCAGGTACCGGGTATCCGGCATCAGGAACCAGAAATGTCTGTGCATGTATCGGAAACAGAGTCTGTCCTTTTGGAAATTATAATACAGCAGCCTTTGCAAAGAGAATTGAAAAGGCTATATTTCCTAATGATCTTCATTTTAAAATTGCACTTACAGGTTGTGCCAATGATTGTATCAAAGCAAGGATGCATGATTTTGGAATTATTGGTATGACAGAGCCACAATATGACCCTAACCGCTGCGTTTCCTGTGGTGCATGTGTAAAAGGCTGTGATAAGCTTTCGGTGGATGCATTAAAGATGGAAAACTATCGAATCGTGCGCAATGAGGAAAAATGTGTGGGATGTGGAGTTTGTGTAACAAAATGTCCGACCAGAGCATGGACCAGAAGTGCAAAAAAATACTATCGTCTGACACTTATGGGACGAACAGGAAAGAAAAATCCACGTCTGGGAGAAGATTTTCTGATCTGGGCAGATGAAGACACCATCATCAAAGTTATCCTGAATACCTATAAATTTGTGAAAGAATATATTGATCCAAATGCGCCTGGCGGTAAGGAACATGTGGGGTATATTATAGACCGAGTGGGTTTTGCAGAATATAAAAAATGGGCATTGGATGGTGTAGAGCTTCCACCTGAAACAATCGTGAAAGACAATATTTACTGGAGCGGTATATATTACAGATAA
- a CDS encoding ATP-binding protein gives MIRKIIRIDKDKCNGCGACASACHEGAIDIINGKAELVREHFCDGLGDCLPECPTGAISFEEREAPEYDEKAVQEAQKKTLQNWPVQIKLAPANAPYFNDAKLLIAADCTAYAYASFHQDFIRNKVTLIGCPKLDQVDYSDKLTEIIQNNNIQSVTIVRMEVPCCGGLEMAAKKALQNSGKFLPWQVITISIDGNIME, from the coding sequence ATGATAAGAAAGATTATCAGGATTGATAAAGACAAATGTAACGGCTGCGGTGCCTGTGCAAGTGCCTGTCACGAAGGTGCTATTGATATCATTAACGGAAAAGCCGAACTGGTAAGAGAACATTTCTGTGACGGACTAGGCGATTGTCTCCCAGAATGTCCCACAGGCGCCATTTCTTTTGAAGAAAGAGAAGCCCCTGAATATGATGAAAAAGCCGTGCAAGAAGCACAGAAAAAAACACTTCAGAACTGGCCGGTACAGATTAAACTGGCACCTGCAAATGCGCCATATTTTAACGACGCTAAGCTTTTAATCGCAGCCGATTGTACTGCTTACGCATATGCCAGTTTCCATCAGGATTTTATTCGGAATAAGGTGACTTTAATTGGTTGTCCAAAATTAGATCAGGTAGATTATAGCGATAAACTGACCGAGATTATTCAAAACAACAACATTCAAAGTGTGACAATTGTAAGAATGGAAGTTCCATGCTGTGGTGGTCTGGAAATGGCAGCAAAAAAAGCTCTTCAAAATAGTGGGAAATTCTTACCATGGCAGGTTATAACAATAAGTATTGATGGAAACATTATGGAATAA
- a CDS encoding flavodoxin family protein codes for MRKAIVYASVHHGNTEKIVKSIAERCQVDLIDAVKQSDADLRSYDMIGFASGIYFSKFHQSILKFAEKNLSDDKKVFLICTYGGSANYRSIEQILDKKHASVVGKFGCKGYDTFGPFKLVGGIAKGHPDDKDIQNAVEFVKDL; via the coding sequence ATGAGAAAAGCAATCGTATATGCATCAGTACATCATGGAAATACAGAAAAAATAGTAAAAAGCATAGCAGAAAGATGTCAGGTTGATTTGATTGATGCAGTAAAACAGTCAGATGCAGATCTGAGAAGTTATGATATGATCGGGTTTGCATCAGGAATCTATTTTTCGAAATTTCATCAGTCGATATTAAAATTTGCAGAAAAGAATTTGTCAGATGACAAAAAGGTATTCCTGATCTGCACTTATGGTGGAAGTGCGAATTATAGATCCATAGAGCAGATTCTGGATAAAAAACATGCCAGCGTAGTAGGGAAATTTGGATGCAAAGGATATGATACATTTGGTCCCTTCAAACTGGTTGGAGGTATTGCAAAAGGACATCCGGATGATAAAGATATCCAAAATGCAGTGGAGTTTGTAAAAGACTTATAA
- a CDS encoding response regulator transcription factor: MNENKSLILMVEDEEQVLNTNCRMLRRRGYDVRTAQTVSEVYHQLEEQLPDLLILDIMLPDGNGLDICRHFREKTMNPVLFLTGKSDIRDKVEGLQQGGDYYLTKPYNFDEFLAVIQMLLERQKRIEEKIKEKFQASRQITIGSLRLDLSDGHAYLNNTDTGLTRTEFSLLRLLAENQEKIFSAKELYEAVWGSCAGTDTSTVRRHIFNLRVKIGAEDTDEYDIVSVYGKGYLFTCR; the protein is encoded by the coding sequence ATGAATGAAAATAAATCGCTTATCCTTATGGTTGAGGATGAAGAACAGGTGCTGAATACCAACTGCCGGATGCTGCGGCGCCGTGGCTACGATGTTCGCACTGCGCAGACAGTCTCCGAAGTCTATCATCAGCTTGAAGAACAGCTGCCGGATCTTCTCATCCTGGACATTATGCTTCCGGACGGAAACGGCCTGGATATCTGCCGCCACTTCCGCGAAAAAACCATGAACCCTGTTCTTTTTCTCACAGGAAAAAGCGATATCCGCGATAAGGTAGAAGGGCTTCAGCAGGGAGGCGACTATTATCTCACCAAACCTTATAATTTTGACGAATTTCTGGCCGTGATCCAGATGCTTCTGGAACGCCAGAAACGAATAGAAGAAAAAATAAAAGAAAAATTTCAGGCTTCCCGCCAGATCACCATCGGAAGCCTGCGGCTGGATCTTTCGGACGGTCACGCATATCTCAATAATACCGACACAGGTCTTACCCGTACCGAATTCTCCCTGCTGCGTCTCCTTGCCGAAAACCAGGAGAAGATTTTTTCTGCAAAGGAGCTCTATGAAGCAGTATGGGGCAGCTGTGCGGGAACAGATACCAGCACAGTACGGCGGCATATCTTTAATCTTCGTGTCAAGATCGGTGCCGAGGATACCGATGAATATGACATTGTCTCGGTTTATGGTAAGGGATATCTTTTTACCTGCCGGTAA
- the asrB gene encoding anaerobic sulfite reductase subunit AsrB, whose translation MTNEYIPFLSKIKEIVKHTETEYTFRMTYVGEVRPGQFFEVSIPKYGEAPISVSGIGEDYVDLTIRKVGKVTGEIFELNEGSSFFMRGPYGNGFKKENYQGKELIVVAGGTGVSPVRGVISYFGEHPDEVKKLHTILGFKSPEDILFRDDLRRWEQQMNLVLTVDSSDDPFYRTGLVTKYIPELELDNIHETAAIVVGPPIMMKFAVAEFFKLGMKEEQIWISQERKMCCGLGKCGHCRMNDTYICLDGPVFCYSEGKKLFD comes from the coding sequence ATGACAAATGAATATATTCCTTTCTTATCTAAGATAAAAGAAATCGTGAAGCATACAGAGACAGAATATACATTTCGTATGACATATGTGGGTGAAGTAAGACCAGGACAGTTTTTTGAAGTTTCTATTCCAAAATATGGTGAGGCACCTATTTCGGTCAGTGGTATAGGAGAAGATTATGTTGATCTGACGATACGTAAGGTTGGTAAGGTGACCGGAGAGATTTTTGAATTAAATGAGGGAAGCAGCTTTTTTATGCGTGGTCCTTATGGGAACGGGTTTAAAAAGGAGAATTATCAGGGAAAAGAGCTGATCGTGGTAGCTGGTGGAACAGGAGTATCTCCTGTGAGAGGTGTGATCAGTTACTTCGGTGAGCATCCGGATGAGGTAAAAAAATTACATACAATACTTGGATTTAAATCTCCGGAAGATATTTTATTCCGTGACGATCTGAGGAGATGGGAACAGCAGATGAATCTGGTCCTGACGGTGGACTCATCCGATGACCCTTTCTATAGAACGGGGCTAGTTACAAAATATATTCCGGAACTTGAATTGGATAACATTCATGAAACTGCAGCTATTGTTGTCGGACCGCCGATTATGATGAAATTTGCAGTGGCAGAGTTTTTTAAACTGGGAATGAAGGAAGAACAAATTTGGATATCACAGGAAAGAAAAATGTGCTGTGGACTTGGTAAATGTGGGCATTGCCGAATGAATGACACATATATTTGTCTGGATGGGCCGGTATTCTGTTATTCAGAAGGTAAAAAACTGTTTGATTAG